CGGACATTGATGGCGACAGTGATCTCGATCTGCTGGTGACGGCACTGGGAGGCCCGAATGCGGCGTTTTTAAACGATGGGTCAGGCCGATTCGATGAAGTGACCAAAGAGGTGGGATTCATGACGAATACTGGTGCCACCACCATGGCGCTGGCTGATGTGGACGGGGACGGTGATCTTGATTTGTATATGGCCAATGACAAGACACGCTCTGTGCGGGATATTTATCCTGCAAATGAAAGAACCTTCGATATGACTGTCCGTCAAACTGAAGATGGCTGGGAGATACTACCTGAGTTCAGGAATCATTTTATCCTGAACGTCCGGGGAGGTCGATTAGAACGTTTCGAGTATGCTGAAGCGGATTTATTCTTTTCTAACGATGGCACTGGCCGGTTTATTCGGGAACAACTCACCGATGGTCGATTTACGGATGGTAACGGTGATCCCATTGAAGAAAATTATACAGACTGGGGTTTAACGGCTCGCTTTCAGGATTTTGATAATGACGGAGATCCTGATTTATATGTCTGTAATGATTTTGAAAGCCCTGACCGAATCTGGATTAATAACGGTGAAGGCCAATTTTCCTTGATGCCTAAGTTGGCTATCAGGAATACCAGTGCCGCCTCCATGGGAATCGATTTCGCCGATATTGACCGAAACGGAACCATGGACTTTTTTGTGGTGGAAATGCTTAGCCGGAGCCATAAACGCCGGAAAACCCAGATGGGTCCCATGCTGACGACGCCAGTCTCTGTAGGAGAAATAGATAACCGTCCCCAGTATATGCGGAACACCCTGTTTTTAAATCGCGGGGACAACAGTTACTCAGAAATTGCACAGTATGGGAATGTACA
The window above is part of the Candidatus Neomarinimicrobiota bacterium genome. Proteins encoded here:
- a CDS encoding VCBS repeat-containing protein; the protein is MNKVKRGIFFVLPIFFHFQCNSVSWYSDEGFRWKRLSPKGVHSGLEKISGDLTGIEFQNFVSKENITKNRHLLNGAGVATGDVDGDGFTDVYFCRTEGPNVLYRNLGGWTFEDITERAGVACADQFSTGAVFADIDGDSDLDLLVTALGGPNAAFLNDGSGRFDEVTKEVGFMTNTGATTMALADVDGDGDLDLYMANDKTRSVRDIYPANERTFDMTVRQTEDGWEILPEFRNHFILNVRGGRLERFEYAEADLFFSNDGTGRFIREQLTDGRFTDGNGDPIEENYTDWGLTARFQDFDNDGDPDLYVCNDFESPDRIWINNGEGQFSLMPKLAIRNTSAASMGIDFADIDRNGTMDFFVVEMLSRSHKRRKTQMGPMLTTPVSVGEIDNRPQYMRNTLFLNRGDNSYSEIAQYGNVQASEWSWSPHFLDVDLDGYEDILVVTGHYYDAMDADVQLGLKTMIQTRYSQLQSEVFAYGRLATRDFIFRNSGDLTFEEVGEEWGFTSENISHGMALADFDNDGDLDV